Genomic DNA from Thermosipho ferrireducens:
TACCCTTTTTGAACTCTTTAACAGCTTCCCCAACATTTTCAGTAACAGTTCCCGCTTTTGGATTAGGCATTAACCCTCGAGGTCCAAGTATTTTACCAAGTCTTCCTATTACTCTCATCATGTCCGGCGTTGCTATTGCTACATCAAAATCGAGAAAGTTTTCTTTTTGAATTTTTTCAACCATATCTTCTGCTCCAACGTAATCTGCCCCCGCTGCCTTGGCTTCTTCGGCTTTTTCACCTTTTGCGAAAACCAAAACGCGTATCTGCTTTCCTGTTCCGTGTGGAAGAGATACTGTACTTCTAATTTGCTGTTCTGATTTTCTATAATCTATATTGGTTTTAATATGAAGTTCCACAGTTTCATCAAACTTAGCAGTTGCTACCTTTTTTGCAAGTTCAATTGCTTCATCTAAATTATAAAATTTTGTTCTATCCACCAATTTTCTTACCTCATTATACCTTCTGGAGTGCTTCGGCATTCTGCCTCCTCCTTCCTAAAGTATTATTAATCTACTACCTCTAAACCCATACTTTTTGCAGTTCCTTCAATTATCTTTATAGCCGCTTCAATATCATTTGCATTTAAATCTTCTTTTTTTATTTCCGCTATTTCTTTTAACTGATCTCGTGTCACTTTACCAACTATTTTTCTCTTTGGCTCCTGTGAACCAGAATTAACTTTTGCAGCTCTTTTTAGCAAAAATGAAGCTGGTGGTGTCTTGGTCACAAAAGTGAAAGATCTGTCTTCATAAACAGTTACTATAACTGGAATAAGCATTCCTGCTTTATCCGCAGTTGCCGCGTTAAACTTTTTACAAAATTCCATCAAATTTACGCCACGCTGACCTAATGCTGGACCTACTGGTGGCGCTGGCGTAGCCTTTCCGGCTTCCAGTTGCAACCTGACCTCTGCAACTACCTTCTTTGCCATGTATACTCTACCTCCTTTTTGTGGTTATAGGGATGCTCCCTCCCACGTATTTACAAGATTAATCTATTCTTTCCACTTCGGATGTATGAACCGTTACAGGTGTTTCCCTACCAAATATTGTAACCATAACTTTCAGTTCACTGTGTTCTGGGTTGATCTCCTTTACATTACCAACGAATCCTTCAAATGGTCCTGAAACAATCTTTACAACATCTCCTACTTCAAAATCAAATTCCACTTTCAATTGTTTCGGTTTCTTGGCTTCATATTCTTCTTCTCCAGATAACCTTAAAACAACCTGAGCTTCGCTATCTTTAATAGGAAGGGGCCTTCCACCAGAAGACACAAAGTCTATTATTCCAGGAACTGTTCGCACAAAATGCCATAACTCGTCATTCATAATCATTTCCACAAAAATATATCCTGGAAATAACTTTCGGCTTTTTACTTTTAAAATCCGTATTTCTTTCTTTGCAGGAAAATCTATCACTTCAACACGTCCAGAACTTTTTGAAAGAACTTTTTTTGGCTCTGCAAGAACCTGTCCAACCTTTACATTGGTTCCTTTTTTTACCAATTCTGTGTTAACTGTTTCATATGGAAGAGCGTAAACATCTTCCTCGCCTATTTTGTTTTTTACCACAACTCTTTTCATTCTTTCTGTGTAAACTATTTTTCCATCAAGTTCGCATATTATTTCTTCATCTTCTGTAAGGGGCATCCCCTGCCTTACATAGCCACCAATTTTTAAACCTGTAATCGGTTTACTTTTCTGGGGAATTACATATGTTTTAGTAAATTTTTTATCAGCTGTTTCAATAACTATTTTCTTTGCATTTCTAACTTCAACTATTTTTCCGTCTCTTCTAACTCTTACTGCTGGTTCTTCCGCTAACAGCTCTCCTTTTTTAACCTCTTTTCCATTTACCACATATAATTTTGCATTAGACGAAACTATATGCCTCTCAATAGATTTCGAAGAGGCATCTATTATGGTCTCTTCCGGCAAAAGAACTCTGCTAATCAAATGTTCCACACCTTGAGCTTTAACCTTTGCCTCAAGGTTTTCTTTAGCGGCGGCCTCATATCCGGCCAGTGTTTGCAAAATATACCATCTTTTTCTCATTTTACCACCTCAAAAAGAATTAGAAAAGCTTCAAAATCGCTCCAAGTGTTCCTGAGAAGATAAGATCCAGTACAAAGAAATAAACTCCCGTAAATGCCAGGATCAACAAAACAACTCCTGTGGCTCCCCAGAGCTCTTTTCGATTTGGCCAGTGAGTCTTCTTAACTTCTGCCCTTACTTCTCTAAAAAACTTCCTCAATTTTTCCATTTAAATCTCCCCCATAATAAAAAAATTCTGGCAGGGGCGGCAGGACTTGAACCCGCAACACCCGATTTTGGAGACCGGTGCTCTACCAGTTGAGCTACGCCCCTGCAAAAAAAGATTATTATGCCTTTGTCTCTACGTGCTGAGTATGTTTATTGCATTTAGGACAGTATTTTCTAAGCTGCAATTTTTGCTTTTTATTTTTTTCGCGAGTCGTATAATAATTTTTTGTTCCACATTCACCACATTTAAGAGCAACCTGTATTCTCACGTTTTTCCCTCCCGATAAAAAAATCTGGTGGTGAGGGAAGGATTCGAACCTTCGAAGGCATTCTGCCAGCGGATTTACAGTCCGCCCCCTTTGGCCACTCGGGCACCTCACCACCTCTACTTTGGAGCCAGCGGAGGGACTCGAACCCTCAACCTATTGATTACAAATCAATCGCTCTACCAATTGAGCTACGCTGGCTCGCACGCGATAATTATTATAACCTATGTCAAAGAACGTGTCAATACTTTACATATGGAAGTAATGCCATTTGCCTTGCTCTTTTTATAGCAATCTTCACC
This window encodes:
- the rplA gene encoding 50S ribosomal protein L1, which produces MPKHSRRYNEVRKLVDRTKFYNLDEAIELAKKVATAKFDETVELHIKTNIDYRKSEQQIRSTVSLPHGTGKQIRVLVFAKGEKAEEAKAAGADYVGAEDMVEKIQKENFLDFDVAIATPDMMRVIGRLGKILGPRGLMPNPKAGTVTENVGEAVKEFKKGRMEVRTDKTGNLHLPVGKVSFDDGKLKENIKSAYEQILALKPAGVKGNFIKKVVLSSTMGPGIKIDPATITE
- the rplK gene encoding 50S ribosomal protein L11; translated protein: MAKKVVAEVRLQLEAGKATPAPPVGPALGQRGVNLMEFCKKFNAATADKAGMLIPVIVTVYEDRSFTFVTKTPPASFLLKRAAKVNSGSQEPKRKIVGKVTRDQLKEIAEIKKEDLNANDIEAAIKIIEGTAKSMGLEVVD
- the nusG gene encoding transcription termination/antitermination protein NusG, whose amino-acid sequence is MRKRWYILQTLAGYEAAAKENLEAKVKAQGVEHLISRVLLPEETIIDASSKSIERHIVSSNAKLYVVNGKEVKKGELLAEEPAVRVRRDGKIVEVRNAKKIVIETADKKFTKTYVIPQKSKPITGLKIGGYVRQGMPLTEDEEIICELDGKIVYTERMKRVVVKNKIGEEDVYALPYETVNTELVKKGTNVKVGQVLAEPKKVLSKSSGRVEVIDFPAKKEIRILKVKSRKLFPGYIFVEMIMNDELWHFVRTVPGIIDFVSSGGRPLPIKDSEAQVVLRLSGEEEYEAKKPKQLKVEFDFEVGDVVKIVSGPFEGFVGNVKEINPEHSELKVMVTIFGRETPVTVHTSEVERID
- the secE gene encoding preprotein translocase subunit SecE, with the protein product MEKLRKFFREVRAEVKKTHWPNRKELWGATGVVLLILAFTGVYFFVLDLIFSGTLGAILKLF
- the rpmG gene encoding 50S ribosomal protein L33; translation: MRIQVALKCGECGTKNYYTTREKNKKQKLQLRKYCPKCNKHTQHVETKA